GGGCAGGCCCGCCTGGCCGCGTTCGTAGAAGCGGGGGGTGATGCGCTGTTCGAGGAGGTCGTAGAGGGCCGCCGCCTCGATGTCGTCGCGGTGGTCGGGGTCGGTGCCGAAGCCGTCGGCGGTGGGGATCGCCCAGCCGAAGTCGGGCTGGAACCACTCGTCCCACCAGCCGTCGAGGACGGACAGGTTGAGACAGCCGTTGAGCGCCGCCTTCATGCCGGACGTGCCGCAGGCCTCCAGGGGCCGCAGCGGGTTGTTGAGCCAGATGTCGCAGCCGGGGTACAGCTTCTGCGCCATGGCCATGCCGTAGTCGGGCAGGAAGACGATCCGGTGCCGGACGCGCGGGTCGTCGGTGAACCGGACCAGTTCCTGGACCAGCCGTTTTCCGCCGTCGTCCGCCGGATGCGCCTTGCCCGCGACGACGATCTGGATCGGCCGCTCGGCGTGCAGCAGCAGGTCCATCAGCCGGTCGCGGTCCCTCAGCATCAGCGTCAGCCGTTTGTACGAGGGGACCCGGCGCGCGAAGCCGATGGTGAGGACGTCCGGGTCCAGGACGCCGTCGATCCAGCCCAGCTCCGCCGTCCCCGCGCCGCGCTGGCGCCAGGACGCCCTCAGCCTCTTGCGCACCTCCACCACCAGTTGCTCGCGCAGGTCGCGGCGCAGCTCCCAGATGTCCTGGTCGGGGATGTCGGCGACGGCGTCCCAGCGCTCGGAGCCGCCGACGCTGAGGGCGTCCTCGGTGCGCTCGGTGCCGATCTGGCGGGCGCCGAGGCGCAGCACCTCCGGGGCCACCCAGGTCGGGGCGTGCACCCCGTTGGTGACGGAGGTGATCGGCACCTCGTCCGGGTCGAAGCCGGGCCACAGACCGGAGAACATCTCCCGGCTCACCTGGCCGTGCAGCAGCGACACGCCGTTCGCGCGCTGTGCCAGCCGCAGGCCCATGACAGCCATGTTGAAGAGGTTCGGCTGGCCGCCCGGGTAGGTCTCCAGGCCCAGCCGCAGGATGCGGTCGACGTCCATGTGCGGGAGTTCGGCCTGGGGGCCGAAGTGGCGGGCGACCAGCTCACGGTCGAAGCGGTCGATCCCGGCGGGGACGGGGGTGTGGGTGGTGAAGACCGTGCCGGCCCGGACGGCTTCGAGTGCGGAGTCGAAGTCGAGCCCCGAGTCGGCGAGTTCGGCGATCCGTTCCAGGCCGAGGAAGCCGGCGTGGCCCTCGTTGGTGTGGAAGACCTCGGGCGGGGCGTGGCCGGTCAGGCGGCAGTACGTGCGTACCGCCCGGACACCTCCTATGCCCAGCAGCATTTCCTGGAGCAGCCGGTGCTCGCTGCCTCCGCCGTAGAGCCGGTCGGTCACCCCGCGTTCGCCGAGGTCGTTCTCCTCGACGTCGGAGTCGAGCATGAGGAGCGGGACCCGGCCGACCTGGGCCAGCCAGACCCGGGCGTGCAGTTGTTTGCCGGCGGGGAGGGCGAGGGAGATCTGCGCCGGGGTGCCGTCCTCCTCCCTCAGGAGGGTCACCGCCAGTTCGTGGGGGTCGAGGACCGGATAGTGCTCCTGCTGCCAGCCGTCCCGGGAGAGCGACTGACGGAAGTAGCCGTGCCGGTAGAGCAGTCCCACTCCGATCAGCGGAACGCCCAGGTCGCTGGCGGCCTTCAGGTGGTCGCCGGCGAGGATGCCGAGGCCGCCGGAGTACTGGGGCAGCGCGGCCGTGACACCGAATTCGGGTGAGAAGTAGGCGATGGCGGCGGGCAGCCCGGCGGAGCGGGGCTGTGCCTGGTACCAGCGGTCGCCGGTCATGTAGTCGTGCAGGTCGTCAGCGGCGGCGCTCAGCCTGCGCAGGAAGCGCCGGTCCTCGGCGAGCTCGGCGAGGCGCGCCGCGCGCAGGCCGCCGAGGAGTCTCACCGGGTCGCCGTCGGAGAGGGCCCAGCGCTCGGGGTCGACGGAGCGGAAGAGGTCGCGGGTCTCCGGATGCCAGGACCAGCGCAGGTTGCGGGCCAGGTCGCTGAGTGGCCGGAGGGGTTCGGGGAGGAGGGGTCGGACGGTGAATCGACGGATCGCCTTCACATTCCACCTCGGCGTGCGTGAGGAACAGACGCACGGCGGTGTGCGTCCACGTCGTCTACGACGGTACCGGCGTCGGCGCGGGCCTCGCTGAGGGCTGGCCGCCCCCGCACCCACCCTTTTCGGACCGACCGGCGACAACGGGCCGAAACCCTGTGGCGCCCCGGCAGGCAACCTTGTGGCCGTTCGCCCCGCACGAGAGGCTGCCCCGTGGCGTACCGGGCGGGGCCGGGGAGAGTCGCGGAAGCCGGTCAGACCGTCGTGCGCCGAGTCGAGGAGGGGAACTCGAACCATGGCACGGACGCGGACACGGCGTCTGCGCGGGGTGGTGGGAGGCTTGGCCGCGGTCGCGACGACCGTGGTCATATCGGCCGTCACCCTGCCCGCGAACGCCGTACCGGAGGGGAACGTACGCGGCGCCGGCCGGCCCGGCTCCGTCCACGGAAGCTACCTGGTGACGCTGAAGTCGGGCGTCCGGGCGTCGTCGCCGGCCGGGCGCGGTCTGGTCGGCTCCTACGGGGCGACCATCAGCCGGACCTACGGCACGGTCCTCAACGGGTTCGCCGTCGAGACCGACGGGAGACGCGCCCGGCGGCTCGCGGCCGACCCGCGTGTGGCGTCGGTCGTCCAGGACACCCGGGTGACGCTGGACGCGGCGCAGGGCGCGCGGAATCCGGCGTCCTGGGGGCTGGACCGCGTGGACCAGCCGGGCCGGCCGCTGGACAACGGCTACCGCTGGCCGAAGTCCGCGGGAGCCGGGGTCACGGTGTATGTCATCGACACCGGCATCCGGATCACGCACGCGGACTTCGGCGGCCGGGCGAGCTACGGCTGGGACTTTGTCGGGGGCGACCGGGTGGCCGCCGACGGCAACGGCCACGGCACGCATGTCGCCGCGACCGTCGCGGGCAGCACCCTGGGCGTCGCCAGGAAGGCCGAGGTGGTGGCGGTACGGGTCCTCGACGACGCCGGTGCGGGCACCACCGCGCGGACCGTCGCGGGCATCGAGTGGGTCACCCGGCACGCGCACAAGCCCGCGGTCGCCAACCTCAGCCTGGGCGGCGGTTACAACCCGGTCCTGGACGCGGCCGTCCGCAACTCCATCCGGTCCGGCGTCACGTACACCGTCGCCGCGGGCAACGCGGGCCGGCCGGCCGCCCTGCACTCTCCCGCCGACGTGCGGGAGGCTCTCACGGTCGGCGCCACCGACCGCGGGGACGCCCGGGCGAGCTTCTCGAACTACGGTTCGATCCTGGACCTCTTCGCGCCGGGCGTGTCCATCACCTCCGCCTCCCACCGGAGCGACACCGGCCGGACGACCCGGTCCGGTACGTCGATGGCGGCCCCGCACGCGGCGGGCGCGGCCGCGCTCGTCCTCGCCGACCGCCCGAGGGCCACGCCCGCCCAGGTCGTACGGACGCTGGTCGCGGGGGCGGTGAACGGCAAGGTCTCCGGCCGGGGCCCCGGTTCGCCGGACAAACTGCTCCAGATCCCCCCGTTCAGGTAACGGAGTTCCATGGCCGGCTTCGTTCCCTCCGGACGGGGCAGGTGTTGTTCCGCCGATATACGAGCGAGTAGTTAACAAAGCGCCGGATTGCTCACCCGAATAGGGTGGAAGGCTCCTCCGGTACTCCTCCGCAGGACCCCCTCCCCACCACATCCATCCGCCTACCCCCCGTTGATGCGGACAGGAGCGGTCATGCCAGCAAGGCACCACCCGTCATCACCCCCGACGCCTCGCAACAAGGGCAAGAACAAGAACAAAAGCGGCAAGGGCGCCGAGAAGACCCCGGGCCCGGAGAGTCCCGGGACTCCCGAGAGCACGGAGAGCCCCGGCGGCGCCGCGAGCGCCGGTGACTCCCAGCGGTCCGCTCCCGTCCCGGTGCCCCCGCCCGCCTCCGGTCCGCCGGCCCCGGAGCGATCCTCCGCGGGCGGCTACGCCACCGCTGTGGGGCGCATACCCGTCCTGGACGTCCGCCCGCTGGTCCAGCAGGGCCGCCGGCCCGCGAAGGCCGTTCCCGGCGAGACCTTCGAGGTTTCGGCGACCGTGTTCCGGGAGGGGCACGACGCCGTGGCCGCCAACGTCGTCCTGCGGGACCCGGACGGCCACCCCGGCCCGTGGACGCCGATGCGTGAGCTGGCGCCCGGCACCGACCGCTGGGGCGCGGACGTCACGCCGGACGCGACGGGCAACTGGACCTACACGGTGGAGGCCTGGAGCGACCCGGTCTCCACCTGGCGCCACCACGCCCGCATCAAGATCCCCGCGGGGATGGACACGGAGCTGGTCCTCGAAGAGGGTGCGCGCCTGTACGAACGGGCGGCCGCCGGAGTCCCCGAGGAACCGGACCGCACCGCGCTGCTGGCCGCGGCCGGCGCACTGCGCGACGAGACCCGCCCGGCCGTCTCCCGGCTGGCGGCGGCCCTGACGCCGGAGGTCGACGACGTACTCGGCCGGTACCCGCTGCGGGACCTGGTCACCGCCTCCGAGCCGCTGCCGCTGCTCGTCGAGCGCGAGCGCGCCCTGTACGGCGCCTGGTACGAGTTCTTCCCCCGCTCCGAGGGGACCGCCGAGCAGCCGCACGGCACGTTCCGCACCGCCGCGCGCAGACTGCCCGCCATCGCCGCGATGGGCTTCGACGTCGTCTACCTCCCGCCCATCCACCCCATCGGCACCACGTTCCGCAAGGGCCGCAACAACACCCTCGACCCCGGCCCCGACGACGTCGGCGTGCCCTGGGCGATCGGCTCGCCGGAGGGCGGCCACGACGCCGTCCACCCCGACCTGGGCACCCTGGAGGACTTCTCCTGGTTCGTGGAGCAGGCACATGAGCTCGGTCTGGAGATCGCCCTCGACTTCGCCCTCCAGTGCTCCCCCGACCACCCCTGGGTGCAGAAACACCCCGAGTGGTTCCACCACCGGCCCGACGGCACCATCGCCTACGCCGAGAACCCGCCGAAGAAGTACCAGGACATCTACCCGATCGCCTTCGACGCCGACCTCGACGGCCTGATCGCCGAGACGGTGCGGGTGCTGCGGCACTGGATGTCGTACGGGGTGCGGATCTTCCGGGTGGACAACCCGCACACCAAGCCGGTCGTGTTCTGGGAGCGGGTCATCGCGGACGTCAACCGCACCGACCCCGACGTGATCTTCCTCGCCGAGGCCTTCACCCGGCCCGCGATGATGCACACCCTCGGCCAGATCGGCTTCCAGCAGTCGTACACCTACTTCACCTGGCGCAACACCAAGCAGGAACTGACGGAGTACCTCACCGAACTCTCGGGGGACGCCGCCTCCTACATGCGGCCCAACTTCTTCGCCAACACCCCCGACATCCTGCCCGCCTACCTCCAGCAGGGCGGCCGCCCCGCCTTCGAGATCCGCGCCGTCCTGGCCGCGACCCTCTCCCCCACCTGGGGCCTCTACAGCGGCTACGAACTCTGCGAGAACACACCCCTGCGCGAGGGCGGCGAGGAATACCTCGACTCGGAGAAATACCAGCTCAAACCCCGTGACTGGGCGGCCGCCGAGCGGGAGGGCCGCAGCATCGCCCCCCTCGTCACCAAGCTCAACGAGATCCGGCGGGCGAACCCCGCCCTGCGGCAACTGCGCGATCTGCACTTCCACCCCACCGACAAGGAAGCGGTGATCGCCTACTCGAAGAGGAGCGCGGACAAGAGCGGTTCGAACACGGTTCTGGTGGTCGTCAACCTCGACCCCCACCACACCCAGGAGGCGACGGTGTCGTTGGACATGCCGCAACTCGGCCTGGACTGGCACGAGTCGGTGCCGGTGCGCGACGAGCTCACCGGCGAGACCTACCACTGGGGCAGGGCCAACTACGTGCGCCTCGAACCGGGCACCCGGCCCGCGCACGTACTCACCGTCCTGCGACCGTCCAACCCGCAGATCGGAGGGTCACCCACAACATGATCGTCAACGAGCCCGTTCCGGACACCTTCGAGGACACCCCCGCCAAGGACCGCGACCCCGAGTGGTTCAAACGCGCCGTGTTCTACGAGGTCCTCGTCCGCTCCTTCCAGGACAGCAACGGCGACGGCGTCGGCGACCTCAAGGGCATCACCGCCAAACTCGACTACCTGCAATGGCTCGGAGTCGACTGCCTCTGGCTGCCGCCCTTCTTCAAATCACCCCTGCGCGACGGCGGATACGACGTGTCCGACTACACCGCCGTCC
This Streptomyces sp. NBC_00377 DNA region includes the following protein-coding sequences:
- a CDS encoding S8 family peptidase, translated to MARTRTRRLRGVVGGLAAVATTVVISAVTLPANAVPEGNVRGAGRPGSVHGSYLVTLKSGVRASSPAGRGLVGSYGATISRTYGTVLNGFAVETDGRRARRLAADPRVASVVQDTRVTLDAAQGARNPASWGLDRVDQPGRPLDNGYRWPKSAGAGVTVYVIDTGIRITHADFGGRASYGWDFVGGDRVAADGNGHGTHVAATVAGSTLGVARKAEVVAVRVLDDAGAGTTARTVAGIEWVTRHAHKPAVANLSLGGGYNPVLDAAVRNSIRSGVTYTVAAGNAGRPAALHSPADVREALTVGATDRGDARASFSNYGSILDLFAPGVSITSASHRSDTGRTTRSGTSMAAPHAAGAAALVLADRPRATPAQVVRTLVAGAVNGKVSGRGPGSPDKLLQIPPFR
- a CDS encoding glycosyltransferase family 1 protein; the encoded protein is MKAIRRFTVRPLLPEPLRPLSDLARNLRWSWHPETRDLFRSVDPERWALSDGDPVRLLGGLRAARLAELAEDRRFLRRLSAAADDLHDYMTGDRWYQAQPRSAGLPAAIAYFSPEFGVTAALPQYSGGLGILAGDHLKAASDLGVPLIGVGLLYRHGYFRQSLSRDGWQQEHYPVLDPHELAVTLLREEDGTPAQISLALPAGKQLHARVWLAQVGRVPLLMLDSDVEENDLGERGVTDRLYGGGSEHRLLQEMLLGIGGVRAVRTYCRLTGHAPPEVFHTNEGHAGFLGLERIAELADSGLDFDSALEAVRAGTVFTTHTPVPAGIDRFDRELVARHFGPQAELPHMDVDRILRLGLETYPGGQPNLFNMAVMGLRLAQRANGVSLLHGQVSREMFSGLWPGFDPDEVPITSVTNGVHAPTWVAPEVLRLGARQIGTERTEDALSVGGSERWDAVADIPDQDIWELRRDLREQLVVEVRKRLRASWRQRGAGTAELGWIDGVLDPDVLTIGFARRVPSYKRLTLMLRDRDRLMDLLLHAERPIQIVVAGKAHPADDGGKRLVQELVRFTDDPRVRHRIVFLPDYGMAMAQKLYPGCDIWLNNPLRPLEACGTSGMKAALNGCLNLSVLDGWWDEWFQPDFGWAIPTADGFGTDPDHRDDIEAAALYDLLEQRITPRFYERGQAGLPDRWIEMVRQTLTLLGPKVLAGRMVREYVERLYTPAAHAHRTMSVDTARELALWKQRVRSTWHAVRVDHVETAVATTTAELGTTLALRVRVDLGDLTPDDVEVQAVAGRVDEEDRITDATKVPLKPAGGPDTEGRWLYEGPLSLDRTGPYGYTVRILPAHRLLASGAELGLVEVPSEEAVEGAGVLLR
- a CDS encoding maltotransferase domain-containing protein, which codes for MPARHHPSSPPTPRNKGKNKNKSGKGAEKTPGPESPGTPESTESPGGAASAGDSQRSAPVPVPPPASGPPAPERSSAGGYATAVGRIPVLDVRPLVQQGRRPAKAVPGETFEVSATVFREGHDAVAANVVLRDPDGHPGPWTPMRELAPGTDRWGADVTPDATGNWTYTVEAWSDPVSTWRHHARIKIPAGMDTELVLEEGARLYERAAAGVPEEPDRTALLAAAGALRDETRPAVSRLAAALTPEVDDVLGRYPLRDLVTASEPLPLLVERERALYGAWYEFFPRSEGTAEQPHGTFRTAARRLPAIAAMGFDVVYLPPIHPIGTTFRKGRNNTLDPGPDDVGVPWAIGSPEGGHDAVHPDLGTLEDFSWFVEQAHELGLEIALDFALQCSPDHPWVQKHPEWFHHRPDGTIAYAENPPKKYQDIYPIAFDADLDGLIAETVRVLRHWMSYGVRIFRVDNPHTKPVVFWERVIADVNRTDPDVIFLAEAFTRPAMMHTLGQIGFQQSYTYFTWRNTKQELTEYLTELSGDAASYMRPNFFANTPDILPAYLQQGGRPAFEIRAVLAATLSPTWGLYSGYELCENTPLREGGEEYLDSEKYQLKPRDWAAAEREGRSIAPLVTKLNEIRRANPALRQLRDLHFHPTDKEAVIAYSKRSADKSGSNTVLVVVNLDPHHTQEATVSLDMPQLGLDWHESVPVRDELTGETYHWGRANYVRLEPGTRPAHVLTVLRPSNPQIGGSPTT